The nucleotide sequence ACAAAGTTGCCGCGATCGGCCTTTGCGAGCACGTGGGATTTAAGAATTACCGTACACTCATGGAGGTGGCTCACCGGACTGTGAAGCCGCATGGCTTGGTGTTGATCCATAGCATCGGGAACAATGCCTCGACCATGATCGGCGATCCCTGGTTCGATAAGTACATTTTCCCTGGCGGAATGCTGCCCTCGGTCGCGCAGCTCGGCGCCGCCATGGACGGACTCTTCGTCATGGAAGATTGGCACAATTTCGGGTCCGACTATGATCGCACCCTGCTGGCGTGGCAGGAGAATGTCGATCGGCATCGAGGGCAGTGGGACTCTACCTTCGATGAGCGGTTCTTCCGGATGTGGCGCTACTATTTGCTGTCGCTCGCGGGGGCGTTCCGCGCCCGCACCATCCACCTTTGGCAGATTGTCATGTCGAAGCATGGCCTGTTGGGTGGCTATGAATCGGTCCGGTAACGGCCATGATCTCGCCTGACGAGTACGTTCGAAAGCGGGAAGCAGTCGCGGAATTCCTTCGTGTTTCCAATCAAACCGGCCCCCTGGCCCTCGAAAAGACAACCTCCAATCTGTTCCGGCAACGAATTCCAGAGCCGCGGCACAAGCTGGATGTGCGCCACTTCAACCAGGTGATTCGCGTCGACGTGCACGCGCGGGTTGCCGAAGTCGAAGGGATGACGACCTACGAGGATTTGGTTCGTGACACGCTGCCGTTCCAGTTGATGCCGGCCGTCGTTCCGCAGCTCAAGTCGATTACCATCGGCGGAGCCTTGGCTGGAGTGGGGATCGAGTCCTCCTCGTTCATGTATGGCTTTGTGCACGAAACGATCTTGGAAATAGACATCCTTCTGGCAGACGGCACGGTCGTCGCCGCCACCAAAGACAATGCATCGAAAGATCTGTTCCGCGGCTTTGCGAATTCCTATGGCACGTTGGGCTATGCGCTCAAAGTGAAAGTGCAGCTTGTGCCGGTCAAGAAATTCGTCAAGCTCAGGCACGACCGGTACTCAGATCTGGATAGCTACTTTCGCGCACTGGGACGTGTGTGCCGGGACAGGCGGGTGGATTTCGTCGACGGCACGATGTTCGATGAGCACGAGCTCTATATCACGACGGGCGAGTGTGTCGACCAAGCCGAATGGCTCAGCGACTACACCTATCGCCAAATCTATTATCGATCGATCCAGCAGAAACCCGTCGATTATCTGACGATCCACGACTACCTGTGGCGATGGGACACCGACTGGTTCTGGTGCTCAAAGCATTTTTTCGTCCAGCACCCTGTGGTGAGGTGGCTCTGGGGCAGGAAGCGTCTCTGTTCCACGGTGTATTGGAAGCTTCGAAGCAGGTTTAACCGCTCGCCCCTCGCGCAACGGGTGGCCAAAGCGCTGACCGGTCGGCAGGAGGCCGTGATTCAAGACGTCGAAATCCCGCGTGAGCATGCGGCGGAGTTTGCCGGGTTTTTAAACCGGGAGATCGGCATCAAGCCTGTCTGGATCTGTCCGGTCATGGCCTATGATCCGTCGGCCTCGTATCCGCTGTACCCGATGACTCCCGGGAAGCTCTACGTCAACTTCGGATTCTGGGATGCGGTCAGCACCGATTATGAGGACGGGTACTATGACAAGAAAGTTGAAGCCAAGGTTCGGGAGTTGCACGGCAAAAAATCGCTGTACTCGAATGCCTACTATTCACGCGAAGAGTTCTGGCAGTTGTTCAATGAACCAGCGTATCGGAGGCTCAAAGCACGATACGATCCCGCAGCCAGGATGAAAGACTTGTACGAAAAATGCGTGCTAAAGCAGTGATTTCTCGAACCTTCCGTTCGTGTCCGTTCCACTCTTGGCATCAGGCATTTCTGCCAGGAGCCCGCAGAACGGTTTGAGCGCGCGCTCACATTCCGACTCTGGAAAAATCGATATACCCGCGCTCGACGTTCGTGCTCACGAGTTGGACGTGCAGGGTGTCTCCCACATCAAGTCCGTTCGTGCCCGTCGTCAGTTTTCCTTCCACCGGCGGATCCAGGAGCCGCACCCAGGTGCCCTTGTCCGAGGCGCCCGTCACAATGGCATCGAACCGTTGCCCGATCAGTGGCTCCAGCAAGAGGGCTGCGGCGGATTTGCGAAGTTGCCGCTCGACCCGTTCGGCATCGTCTTCCTTCTCCGTGCAGTGGCGTGCCAGATACTCCAATTCATCGAGACGATAGGGGGCAGGCGAGCCGGCCAGGGCCGCTTTCACCAGCCGCTGAGTGATGAGATCGGGAAAGCGTCGGTTAGGCGCCGTCGAATGGGTATACCCTTTTACGGCAAGACCGAAATGCTCTGGTGCGCCGTCCGTCGAGCGGTCGAGGACATATTCGCCCCGCCCGATCAGCTTCACAATGGCCAGGGACAGATCCGGAAATCTGAGGGGATCAGCCTGTCGCCGTTTCACGAGGAACGCTTCGAGTGCCTGTGAGTTCGGTTCCCCTGGCAGGGACTCGCCCCAGCGTGTCGCGATCTCGATGATCCGCTGCCAGCGCTCAGGCGAGCGGAGTATGCGACGGAATGACGGCACGCCCTTGCTCTTCAGGTAGGAGGCGGTGGTCTGGTTGGCCGCAATCATGAAATCTTCGATCAATTCCTTCGCGCGGTTTTTCTGTTCGACTCTGAGCGCAGTCAGTACCTCGCCTTCAAAGACAGCGCGCGGCTCAATCGTTTCGAGGCTGAGTGCACCCTGCTGGTGTCGTCGGGCTTTGAGGCGCTGTGCGACCTGATCTTGCAGGCGAAGCTGGGCTTCAAGTCCAGGCACGGTCGTAACCCGTTCGGGCGTCGGTCCGGTTCCTGCCAACCATGCTGCCACCGCGTTATACGCCAGCTTGGCATGGTTATGCACCCGAGCCCGGTAGAGCGTAGAGCTGGGCACCGCCCCATCCTCCGCAACCGTGAACTCCACGACGAGTGCGAGGCGGTCCTGCCCTTCGCCCAGTGACGTCAGATCCGTCGAGAGCTTTTCCGGTAGCAGGGGGAAGAGATCGCCGGACGTATAGACCGATGTCGTATTGTGCCTGGCGTGTGCATCGAGGGCGGAATCTTTCGTGACAAGCGCGTCAACATCGGCAATCGCGACCAGGATGTTCACCGACCGGTCCGGTTGCAGCTTGGCGACTGTGAGCTGGTCCAGGTCCCGGGAGTCGTCATTGTCGATCGACGCCCACAGCAGTGCCCTCAGGTCGCGCAGGGAAGAGGACTGGTCGGTGGCGGGTGTTTGGATACGGCTTAATTCGGCCATCGCGGCAGATGAAAAGTCCGGGAAGAGGCCGCGCTCGATCATGGCACGATGGGCGATGCTTTTGAGATCTGAGCGATGACTGGTCATAGGTTCCTCAGGGTAACGTGAGCGTGCAACGGATCGCGGGAGTGAAAGATACTCGTCAGTCTAGCTATACCACGAGCGCGGCATACATGGCGGGGTTCTTCATGCCTCGCTTCGGCTCGGCTCGGCTCGGCTCGGATGCCGTGCGCATGCCATATCGATCAGAGCGTCAGGCGGTATCTCGGACTAATCGGTTTGCATAGATCGCGCTGATGGACTGTGCTATCCGACGCTGCTCGTCGCGCAGGGTTTCGCAGGGATGGTTTCTTCCCTGGTTACGTATCTGCAGCAAAACGAACAGTCTGTCGGGGAAGACTGGCGGCGGTACCCGGTGATTGCGGTGGCTGTCACGCTACTGGAGGCGTATAGATGTGAAACTGCCGTGCTCGGTTCCACTGTGTCGGAAAGGCCTGAGGAGAAGAGCTGGTAGGTGGAGAATCTGCCAAGTAACCGGATGACGCGTCATGTATGACAGTGTCTGACGGTCAGCTTGCCGCAGACCGCGCGGCCTGGGCCACCCCCATATGGTCTTTGAGGACCTTTACACGCGTCGACCTTGAATAATCCGAATCAGAATGACCACGATTGCGATCACCAAGAGGGCATGAATGAATCCGCCCATGGTGTAAGAGCTGACCAGCCCCAACGCCCAGAGGACAACCAGAACAATCGCAATGGTTTCAAGCATGGCAGATCTCCTTTCATGGTAGCGTTGCTCGCCGCTGCCTCCTGCTTCCTCCCCTTCGTCGAACCGACGCCTAAGCCCGAGACGGAACCATAACTCCGCCGACGACATTCGACAAGGTGTGAGAAGAGCATAGCCTGGAGCCGACCAACTATGTGCCACGCCTGTCTCGTAGCCTTCTGAGGAAGGAAGCCCTATTGATCAGATGAAGCACGTCTCAGTACACCAGTACGTGTAAAGTTTATGAGAAGAGCGGCGGTTGTCGAGCGCTCAAACGAGTTGAAACAGCGTTCCATCATGCGCTGCGAGCTGTCGGATGACAGGCCGAACTCTCATGTCTCATATTTCAACTGGTACAGGACGAGTCCTGTGAGCGAGCCCATGCACAATACGGCTCCCGCATAGAAGGTGAAGGCGGGACCGAGTTGATCCCATAGGAATCCGGCGAGGACGCTCGCGAGCAGCATTGCCACGCCGCCGGCCAGGTTAAAGACGCCATAGGCAGTCCCCCGGAGATCGGCCGGCACAGCATCCGCGACCATTGTGGCGAGCAATCCCTGCGTCATGCCCATGTGCAGGCCCCACAGCCCGACACCTGTTACGATCACCGCCCAGTCATCGGCACTCGCTAAGACGAGATCAGCCGCAATCAAGACCAGCAGGCCGAGCGAGAGCAACGTGGTGCGACGCATCTGATCGGAGAGTTTGCCGAACGGATAGGCCGAGGAGGCGTAGATCACGTTCATCGCCACCATCACCAGGGGAACGAAGGCGACAGGCACTCCTCCGTGCTGAGCACGAAGCACCAAAAAGGCTTCGCTGAATCGAGCCAGTGTAAAGACGGCCCCGAAACTCACAACCCACCAATAGCGTGATCCTAAGCGCGTGAGCGTTTCCCATTGAATCGGGTTTTTGGCCTTGGATATAGGCCGACGCTCAGGCTCTTGGATACAGAAGAGTAACAGCCCGACGGCCATCAATCCCGGCACAACGGCCACCCAGAAGACGGCCCTGAAGTCGTCGGCCCATAGGAGCATCAATCCGACCGCGAGCAGTGGTCCGAGCACCGCGCCGACCGTATCGAGTGACTGCCGCAAACCGAAGGCGGCGCCACGAAGGTGCGGCGGGGCGATGTCCGCAACCAGCGCATCCCGTGGCGCGCCACGCACGCCTTTGCCGACCCGGTCCAGCAGGCGAGCGGTCAGGACGAGGCCGATGCTGGAGGAGATTGCAAAGAGCGGCTTGGTGAAGGCCCCCAAAGCGTAGCCAAATACAGCCAGTCCCTTTCGCTTGCCCCAATAGTCGCTCAGTATTCCTGAAAAGACTTTGACGATCAGCGCCAGAGATTCCGCAAGCCCTTCGACGATGCCGACCGCAAAGGTGCTGGCTCCCAGGGTCGTCACCATAAACAGGGGGAGCAGGCTGTGGATCATTTCCGACGAAACGTCCATCAGCAAGCTGACAAAACCCAATATCCAGATCCCGGCGGGAATCTGACGCAGAGAGCGCTCCATCTGTGCCTCAACCATTACCGTTCAGAGCCTTCAGCGGTCCCTGTGTCCGTTCGCGATTCCACATCAGGAGCAAAATCTGGACATTATACTGAGGCCTGTCGGTCCCGACCATGTATTTGTCGCGCATCGTGCGACGGTCGCTCTCTCCTTGAAGGGAGGGAGGGATGGAGCCGGTTGCCACGTGCCGGGGAATGAGTGAGTGCAAGACCCGACCGCACTCTTTCCGACAAGGTGAGCGGCACGACCGGCCTGATTTCTCCGGTCATCAAATGGGTCGGCGCGTCAGTTGACCGAAAGTTGGTGGGGGCGTACGATCAAACTTTATTCATGCCGACTACATCCGGGCTGGAGGAGGTTCTCGTGGAGAATCACATCGAAGATCAGCCGGTCCTCACTCACATTCAGCGCCTGGTCGAAGAAGAGCATCGATTGCACGAGCTTAGAGCGCATCCCAAAGCTGATCGGAAGCGGCTGGCGCAAGTCCGGGTCGAACTGGATCAGTGCTGGGATCTCTTGCGCCAGCGACGAGCGCTTCGCGACGTCGGGCTTGATCCGAACGAGGCGGAAATACGCCCGCCGGAGATCGTCGAGAA is from Nitrospira sp. and encodes:
- a CDS encoding FAD-binding oxidoreductase, with translation MISPDEYVRKREAVAEFLRVSNQTGPLALEKTTSNLFRQRIPEPRHKLDVRHFNQVIRVDVHARVAEVEGMTTYEDLVRDTLPFQLMPAVVPQLKSITIGGALAGVGIESSSFMYGFVHETILEIDILLADGTVVAATKDNASKDLFRGFANSYGTLGYALKVKVQLVPVKKFVKLRHDRYSDLDSYFRALGRVCRDRRVDFVDGTMFDEHELYITTGECVDQAEWLSDYTYRQIYYRSIQQKPVDYLTIHDYLWRWDTDWFWCSKHFFVQHPVVRWLWGRKRLCSTVYWKLRSRFNRSPLAQRVAKALTGRQEAVIQDVEIPREHAAEFAGFLNREIGIKPVWICPVMAYDPSASYPLYPMTPGKLYVNFGFWDAVSTDYEDGYYDKKVEAKVRELHGKKSLYSNAYYSREEFWQLFNEPAYRRLKARYDPAARMKDLYEKCVLKQ
- a CDS encoding RNB domain-containing ribonuclease; translated protein: MTSHRSDLKSIAHRAMIERGLFPDFSSAAMAELSRIQTPATDQSSSLRDLRALLWASIDNDDSRDLDQLTVAKLQPDRSVNILVAIADVDALVTKDSALDAHARHNTTSVYTSGDLFPLLPEKLSTDLTSLGEGQDRLALVVEFTVAEDGAVPSSTLYRARVHNHAKLAYNAVAAWLAGTGPTPERVTTVPGLEAQLRLQDQVAQRLKARRHQQGALSLETIEPRAVFEGEVLTALRVEQKNRAKELIEDFMIAANQTTASYLKSKGVPSFRRILRSPERWQRIIEIATRWGESLPGEPNSQALEAFLVKRRQADPLRFPDLSLAIVKLIGRGEYVLDRSTDGAPEHFGLAVKGYTHSTAPNRRFPDLITQRLVKAALAGSPAPYRLDELEYLARHCTEKEDDAERVERQLRKSAAALLLEPLIGQRFDAIVTGASDKGTWVRLLDPPVEGKLTTGTNGLDVGDTLHVQLVSTNVERGYIDFSRVGM
- a CDS encoding lmo0937 family membrane protein; its protein translation is MLETIAIVLVVLWALGLVSSYTMGGFIHALLVIAIVVILIRIIQGRRV
- a CDS encoding DUF2630 family protein, whose translation is MSARPDRTLSDKVSGTTGLISPVIKWVGASVDRKLVGAYDQTLFMPTTSGLEEVLVENHIEDQPVLTHIQRLVEEEHRLHELRAHPKADRKRLAQVRVELDQCWDLLRQRRALRDVGLDPNEAEIRPPEIVENYEQ
- a CDS encoding MFS transporter, with protein sequence MERSLRQIPAGIWILGFVSLLMDVSSEMIHSLLPLFMVTTLGASTFAVGIVEGLAESLALIVKVFSGILSDYWGKRKGLAVFGYALGAFTKPLFAISSSIGLVLTARLLDRVGKGVRGAPRDALVADIAPPHLRGAAFGLRQSLDTVGAVLGPLLAVGLMLLWADDFRAVFWVAVVPGLMAVGLLLFCIQEPERRPISKAKNPIQWETLTRLGSRYWWVVSFGAVFTLARFSEAFLVLRAQHGGVPVAFVPLVMVAMNVIYASSAYPFGKLSDQMRRTTLLSLGLLVLIAADLVLASADDWAVIVTGVGLWGLHMGMTQGLLATMVADAVPADLRGTAYGVFNLAGGVAMLLASVLAGFLWDQLGPAFTFYAGAVLCMGSLTGLVLYQLKYET